tgcaacgacttagaaaacaaagaatgcacagattttaactctccaaataaacgtttaggctcaagtctcacaaggttgtagcgttagtttgagttccttccttcaagcatgttacaaaactgatttttttcttttatgattgcatgtgaattcataagttataaccacaaccaagcataaacaaagagtaaatcaaactttcatccatgttaatcactctctttaacagccatgcaattacaaaccgaatcctcatcattgtgttggaaggtaccctaagacacaaacaaacacacaaaaacaactctttttgggtttttaaaacaaatttttcaaatttttatgtgattttcggatttttacttcaaaacacactaaaacacaccaaaactgctcaaaaatacctaaaaacagcaaggaaaaagtctccaagttaagggtgataaaatcccacgaatttgcatctaacatacttagttaccccccccccacacttaaatcaaacattgtcctcaatgtttcaagcataaaatcacactaaacaaaaagaaacacacaaacagcaactaaaacaactaaataggcagattcgaaataaataacaaagtgaagagtttaggaatgcaaatctggaattggagtgattccttggtcttcctttgttgaattgcatgggttgcctcccaagtagcgctttctttaacgtcgtacagccggacgaaaagcccaatcattctccatttgtgcccacggcacccaaagaaatatcatccacggtttgttcaacaaaggtCTCAAAATaaggcttcaaacggtgtccgttcacttggaattcatgacctgttttgagactttgaatctggatggcaccataagaagatatgttagtaataacaaacggtccaatccacttagaacgtaacttaccgggaaacaaccgtaaacgggaattgaacaatagcactttctgcccaattgagaatgatttcccacggatcatgttgtcatggaaagctttggtcttttgcttgtaaatgcttgcattatcgtacgcgtcgcgccgtatctcatcaagctcattcaattgcaatctcctttgacttcctgcttcctcgaggttcatgttaaacttcttgatggcccaaagtgctttgtgctccaattcaacaggaagatggcacgccttgccatagacaagtcggaagggggacatcccaatgggtgttttgtacgccgtacgatacgcccaaagtgcatcatctaaccgtaaactccaatccttcctcgttggcccaacggtcttctctaggatttgcttgatctcacggttggaaaccttggcttgcccattagtttgaggatggtaaggtgtagaaaccttatgggtgacactgtatttcctcaataacgcttcaatggtccgattgcaaaagtgtgaccctccgtcactaatgaccactcgtggcattccgaaccttgcaaaaatgttagttctaataaaatctgcaaccactttagaatcattagtccgggtggcctttgcttccacccacttcgacacataatcaaccgcaagcaaaatatatgtaaaaccatacgacgaaggaaaaggacccataaaatcaataccccaaacatcaaaaatttcaacatttaggatagaaacctgcggcatttggtccctagcactaataccacccattcattggcatttatcacatgttaagcagaaagttttagcatctttgaaaatactaggccaataaaatccacattgtaacaccttaagggctgtgcgttgtgtaccaaagtgccctccacatgcatatgtgtgacaaaaactcaaaattgaataacattcagaatcgtgcacacaacgacgtacaatctgatcggggcaaaatttccataagtacggatcatcccacacataaaaccgtgcatcatgcctaagtttatcacgttggtgcctagtgaactcacttggaatacgttttgacaccaaataattaacaatatcggcataccaaggtgcactaaccttaatggacagcaattgttcatcggggaatgtctccaaaatcggcaaagactcctcattatgcaccattcggcttaggtggtcagccaccacgttttcacttcccttcttgtcccgaatctctatgtcgaactcttgaagtagcaatatccatcgaattagtcgtggcttggcctcctttttggtgagcaagtacttcagagctgcatgatcagtgaaaacaattactttagttccaattaaatatgatcaaaatttatctaaagcaaagacaacggcaaggagttctttttccgtagtggagtagttcaattgtgcatcgttcaacgtccgtgaggcgtagtaaacgacatgcggcctcttgtcctttctttgtcctaaaacagctcctaaagcatagtcggacgcatcacacatgagctcgaaaggtagactccaatccggtggaacaatgatgggtgccgtggtcaacagctccttgagttggttgaatgatgtcGTGCACTCCtttgtgaattcaaacgccacttctttttgtaggagtcggcaaagaggttgtgctatcttcgagaaatctttgatgaacctacgatagaatcctgcatggccaagaaacgaacgaacctttctaaccgaagtcggagagggtaagtgacgtacaagatctattttcgacttatcaacctcaatacccttttcagagattatatgacctaaaacgatgccttgtttaaccataaaatgacacttttcccaattaagaacaaggttagtttcaacacaacgttttaggatcaaaattagattatgcaagcaactatcaaacgcatcaccaaatacactaaaatcatccataaacacttcaattatcttttctacgtaatcagaaaatatgctcatcatgcatctttgaaatgtagcaggtgcattacataaaccaaaaggcatgcgacgatatgcaaatgttccaaacgggcatgtaaaagtggttttttcttggtcctcgggtgaaataacaatttgattataaccagaataaccatcaagaaaacaatagaaagcataacccgctaacctctcaagcatttggtcaatgaacggcaatgggaagtggtccttgctcgtggtggtgtttagcttcctatagtcaatgcacaccctccaaccggtttgaatacgttgagggacaagctcattctcggcattagctaccaccgttactccggatttctttggcacgcattgaacgggcgaaacccacttactatctgagattggatagataaccccacaatctaaaagctttatgatctcctttttcactacttccatcatcggagggttaagacggcgttgagcctctctagttggtttggccccctccttaagaaatatgtgatgcatacaagtcgtagggcttatacctttaatatcggccaatgtccaacctagggcagatttgaactccttcaaaactcgaagcaatttctcctcctcttgtgccgtgagggaggaggaaataatggcaggtagtgtttcattttctcccaagaaaatgtacttcaaatggcttggcaaaggcttgagttcaaggttaggtgcctgaattatggatggaagcaatttgttagtcgaaatgggaatggactcacgggtagtatacttaccatcaagcttaggtgaggcctcaagggcagccacaacttcaagtaattcctcactagggggcacggcatgggatgactcatgtatgccgtgggtatgcatgcaatctgccccatttgttttgagttccatgcctcgtgtaatgactttttcaagcgcatcgtcatttaaatcgtcgagatatccctgcgccaaagagtcaattatatcaatagaaaagcatgaatggtcctcactagggtatttaatggaatcagaaagattaaaattaacaacttccccatcgaattccatggacaaagttccactatacacgtcaatcttcgtccgggccgtcttcatgaatggccttccaagtagaatgggcagcgaaggagcatggtccgattcatccatttcgaggacatagaaatccgccgggaaaactaaatgattaacctgcacaagaacatcttccaaaactccctttggataggcgttagatctatcggccaattgtattattaccccatcatttttcaatgctcctaagttcatagatgcataaatggaatatggcataacatttatagaagcacctaaatcaagcatggcagattcaaatctagtgttcccaatgacacaaggaatgctaaagctacctggatctttgcatttgggaggtagtttgcgttgcaagatggcggacacattctcacctacctttaccacttccttagtcgacaccctcttcctagtggtacacaactctttcaagaacttagcataccttggaacttgcttgattgcatctaacaaaggtatgttaacttgaactttccgaaaggtttcaaggatatccttttctgcctcttctttcttcgtttgcatgaacctactaggaaaaggcacaattgaagggaaaacattagtatgaactgaatttgacacatttttacctttgtgggacaaattgggcagatttggggcCTTAaggacttgcggcaaaggtggaaccacctttgccgtgggcaaccttgattcctcctcttccattcgcaaaatttcatcctcgttatgacctgtttttgatgtaggacctgccccaacttccttaccacttcttagggtgattgctttggctgattcaaaccctccttttggatttggaatggtggaactagggagttgtccgggatctcgaaacttacctacaaactcggcaatctgctcaatttgtttctcaagttggtCCACCCtcttatcttggttttgcatagccttcgcttgatcttcctgcccattagacaacttagttagtatcttaagaagtgcatcattgtcaagagacgtacctgaggcacttgggccggattgggcttgattttggggtgggccgtaggttttgggaaagaatcccgggggttgttgcctaaagcctccttggttttgaggttgttggggatccctccacttgaaatttgggtggtctcgccaccccggattatatgtgttggagtatggatcatgtcttgactgattttggctttgaaacccaatggcattcgcactctcccatccgccattttcgatgagttgaggacatttttcggagacatgtccttggatagaacatacgccacatatcacaggtccttgcatcttcattccctcggccatctatgaaacaatagaagtaagattagccaattgtgaatgaagatcggaagttgcacttacctcatgtacttggtgccgtgggggtcctctttgtcctacaccctcgtactgttgagcgttcaacgctctattagcaatcaagaccttggcagccatgggtgttttgtccaccaatgctccccccgctgaagcatcaagcatttgacgttctagaggtaggagaccctcgtagaagtattgcaaaagcaactcctccttcatctgatgctgtggacaagaagcaacaagtgatttaaatcgttcataatatgtagggaaagactcaccttcttcttgctgaattccgcttatctttttgcgtaggaggatgatgcgagaagttggaaagaacttctccaagaacgctctcttcatactctcccaagaagtgacagtgccgggagctaactcgtataaccaatccttggctttatccatcaaagagaatggaaaagccttcatcttcaagatatttccgtcaacattgacgggagtcatactagagcaaactacttcaaattctttcaaatgtttgttaggatcttccatggacaagccatggtatttaggaatatgatgaagcaaacttgactttaattcaaactcgtctgtcttaccttgggcagccatggggtattgaatgcacaagggtgcggcattatccaaacccgaggtggaaagctccttgagtgtacggttgtccatggccatgccttggacttcttcaaatatccctgtcgtggcttcctcctcctcttcttgtacgttttcttcaaggtcagattcggaattgggtggaGGGTGTTCATGCGGATTTCTAGctcttctcaacttcctctcaaaatcgtcgtcaaaatccaagatgttcgcacgaatcggttgagagcttctcgtcatacat
This is a stretch of genomic DNA from Malus domestica chromosome 02, GDT2T_hap1. It encodes these proteins:
- the LOC139191290 gene encoding uncharacterized protein; this encodes KSSLLHHIPKYHGLSMEDPNKHLKEFEVVCSSMTPVNVDGNILKMKAFPFSLMDKAKDWLYELAPGTVTSWESMKRAFLEKFFPTSRIILLRKKISGIQQEEGESFPTYYERFKSLVASCPQHQMKEELLLQYFYEGLLPLERQMLDASAGGALVDKTPMAAKVLIANRALNAQQYEEDQAKAMQNQDKRVDQLEKQIEQIAEFVEEESRLPTAKVVPPLPQVLKAPNLPNLSHKGKNVSNSVHTNVFPSIVPFPSRFMQTKKEEAEKDILETFRKVQVNIPLLDAIKQVPRYAKFLKELCTTRKRVSTKEVVKVGENVSAILQRKLPPKCKDPGSFSIPCVIGNTRFESAMLDLGASINVMPYSIYASMNLGALKNDGVIIQLADRSNAYPKGVLEDVLVQVNHLVFPADFYVLEMDESDHAPSLPILLGRPFMKTARTKIDVYSGTLSMEFDGEVVNFNLSDSIKYPSEDHSCFSIDIIDS